Proteins co-encoded in one Streptococcus pyogenes genomic window:
- a CDS encoding L-ribulose-5-phosphate 4-epimerase, translated as MAKNLQEMRERVCAANKSLPQHGLVKFTWGNVSEVCRELGRIVIKPSGVDYDLLTPENMVVTDLDGNVVEGDLNPSSDLPTHVELYKAWPEVGGIVHTHSTEAVGWAQAGRDIPFYGTTHADYFYGPVPCARSLTKAEVDGAYEQETGNVILEEFSKRGLDPMAVPGIVVRNHGPFTWGKTPEQAVYHSVVLEEVARMNRLTEQINPRVEPAPRYIMDKHYLRKHGPNAYYGQK; from the coding sequence GTGAACGTGTCTGTGCGGCTAACAAGTCTCTACCACAACACGGTCTTGTCAAATTTACGTGGGGCAATGTCTCTGAAGTTTGTCGTGAATTAGGACGTATTGTCATCAAGCCTTCTGGGGTGGACTACGACCTCTTGACACCAGAAAATATGGTTGTTACAGACCTTGATGGGAATGTGGTCGAAGGTGATTTGAACCCTTCTTCAGATCTGCCAACCCATGTGGAACTTTATAAAGCTTGGCCAGAAGTGGGCGGTATTGTCCACACTCACTCCACAGAAGCTGTTGGTTGGGCACAGGCAGGTCGTGATATTCCGTTTTATGGGACTACGCATGCTGACTACTTCTATGGACCAGTTCCGTGTGCTCGTTCTCTCACAAAAGCAGAAGTTGATGGGGCTTACGAGCAAGAAACTGGCAACGTGATTTTGGAAGAATTTAGCAAGCGAGGCTTAGATCCTATGGCGGTTCCAGGAATCGTGGTTCGCAATCATGGCCCATTTACGTGGGGGAAAACCCCAGAGCAAGCCGTTTACCACTCGGTTGTCTTAGAAGAAGTGGCTAGGATGAATCGCTTGACAGAACAAATCAATCCACGCGTAGAGCCAGCGCCAAGATACATTATGGATAAGCATTATTTGCGTAAACATGGCCCAAATGCTTATTACGGTCAAAAATGA